One Brachyspira pilosicoli P43/6/78 genomic window carries:
- the recA gene encoding recombinase RecA translates to MATKKKETAEVKKDGKSEAIEAITDQINKKYGPGSFMRLGSNKTVNVDVISTGALTLDHALGVGGVPRGRIIEIYGHEASGKTTLTLHIIAEAQKAGGYAAFIDAEHALDPVYASALGVDIDNLYISQPNSGEEALEILEKVVSSTAFDIVVVDSVAALVSKAELAGDIGDAHIALQARLMSHALRKLTAIISNTNTAVIFINQLRQNIATTGYGAGPTETTTGGKALKFYSSVRLDIRRTEWIKKGDDTIGHKVKIKVVKNKLSSPFKVVNLEIIFGKGISSEGLLIDLAMEAKIITRSGAWFYYNGEQIAQGKEKVRELLAADPKMRMELEIQIREALNMGGVDKVKEKLEEYLENKNPAVDKNQKEEKKEEEKPVKNTDDTDLLMSAEEAYNE, encoded by the coding sequence ATGGCTACTAAGAAGAAAGAAACAGCTGAAGTAAAAAAAGACGGTAAAAGCGAAGCAATAGAAGCTATTACCGACCAGATAAATAAAAAATACGGACCAGGCTCTTTTATGAGGCTTGGAAGCAATAAAACTGTTAATGTTGATGTTATCTCTACAGGGGCATTAACTTTGGACCATGCTTTAGGAGTAGGTGGAGTTCCTCGCGGTAGAATTATAGAGATTTACGGGCATGAGGCTTCTGGTAAAACTACACTCACTTTACACATTATAGCAGAAGCACAAAAGGCAGGCGGTTATGCTGCTTTTATAGATGCTGAACATGCTTTAGACCCAGTGTATGCCAGTGCTTTGGGGGTTGATATTGATAATTTATATATTTCTCAGCCAAACTCTGGTGAAGAGGCTCTTGAAATATTAGAAAAAGTTGTGTCTTCTACTGCTTTTGATATTGTTGTTGTGGACTCTGTTGCAGCATTAGTTTCAAAGGCAGAACTTGCAGGAGATATAGGGGACGCTCATATTGCTTTACAGGCTAGACTTATGAGCCATGCTTTAAGAAAACTTACTGCTATAATAAGCAACACAAATACTGCTGTAATATTTATTAACCAATTAAGACAAAATATTGCAACTACTGGTTATGGTGCTGGTCCTACTGAAACTACTACAGGCGGTAAGGCTTTGAAATTCTATTCTTCTGTAAGGCTTGATATTAGAAGAACTGAATGGATTAAAAAAGGCGATGATACTATAGGTCATAAAGTAAAAATAAAAGTGGTTAAAAATAAATTATCTTCACCGTTTAAAGTGGTTAATCTAGAGATAATATTTGGTAAGGGTATATCTTCTGAGGGACTTTTAATAGATTTAGCAATGGAAGCAAAAATCATCACAAGAAGTGGTGCTTGGTTCTATTATAATGGAGAGCAGATTGCACAAGGTAAAGAGAAGGTAAGAGAACTTCTTGCAGCAGACCCAAAAATGCGTATGGAACTTGAGATACAGATTAGAGAGGCTCTTAATATGGGCGGTGTAGACAAGGTTAAAGAAAAATTAGAAGAATATCTAGAAAATAAAAACCCTGCTGTTGATAAAAATCAAAAAGAAGAGAAAAAAGAAGAAGAAAAGCCTGTTAAAAATACAGATGACACTGACCTTTTGATGAGTGCTGAAGAAGCTTATAACGAATAA
- a CDS encoding DUF3089 domain-containing protein — protein sequence MKKLLLLLLLSILLYSCKETNIDYSDKNNWLQISEDKNNEVDVFYLYPTVWYGEGTNKDFVCPIDFKPMRENATNALISQSTIFEEVGNIYAPFYRQADALYILDTNNNIKNKEKYFNDIPKKDALAAFDYFIKNFNNNKPFILMGHSQGAMMIKEILKDYFKTNENLNNRLVAAYIIGYSVTTNDLIENPHLRFAKGEYDTGVIISYDVESPEFNGYNPTLLEGAIAINSITWTLEEDKAAKEESLGSCFFAGTNFNVVKNFASAKVDKKRGVIKCDSINADDFYIDGMFEKGNYHVYDIALYYNDLKENARKRVGAFWK from the coding sequence ATGAAGAAATTGTTGTTATTACTACTGTTAAGCATTTTACTATATAGCTGTAAAGAAACTAATATAGATTACTCAGATAAAAATAATTGGCTTCAAATATCAGAAGATAAAAATAATGAAGTTGATGTATTTTATTTGTACCCAACAGTATGGTATGGTGAGGGCACTAATAAAGACTTTGTATGCCCTATAGATTTTAAGCCTATGAGAGAAAATGCTACTAATGCCTTAATATCTCAAAGCACTATATTTGAAGAAGTAGGAAACATATATGCGCCTTTTTATAGACAAGCAGATGCTCTATATATATTAGATACAAATAATAATATAAAAAACAAAGAAAAATATTTTAACGACATACCAAAAAAAGATGCACTAGCAGCATTTGATTATTTTATTAAAAATTTCAATAACAATAAACCTTTTATATTAATGGGGCATTCACAAGGTGCTATGATGATAAAAGAAATATTGAAAGACTATTTCAAAACTAATGAAAACTTAAATAACAGATTGGTTGCTGCATATATTATAGGATATTCTGTTACAACAAATGATTTAATAGAGAACCCTCATTTAAGATTTGCAAAAGGAGAATATGATACTGGTGTAATAATTTCTTATGATGTAGAAAGCCCAGAATTTAATGGTTATAACCCTACCCTTCTTGAAGGAGCTATAGCTATTAACTCTATTACATGGACATTAGAAGAAGATAAAGCTGCAAAAGAAGAAAGTTTAGGCTCTTGTTTCTTTGCCGGCACTAATTTTAACGTTGTAAAAAATTTTGCCAGTGCTAAAGTTGACAAAAAAAGAGGCGTTATAAAATGTGATTCTATTAACGCAGATGATTTTTATATTGATGGTATGTTTGAAAAAGGCAATTATCATGTATATGATATAGCATTATACTATAATGACTTAAAAGAAAATGCTAGAAAAAGAGTCGGAGCTTTTTGGAAATAA
- a CDS encoding methyl-accepting chemotaxis protein codes for MFKKLNLQVKISAVILIPFLLMIIVSGAINVKSVSTITKDLSYKVLEQSSTGEATILQFFLREELLYTTGLQYDVETLYNDGTRTRTVYENMINNFLDKMNPNVCGMSITFLPNYVGDDINYINDPKYSAANGQFSYYVARSGNQKESRGFTSQELTEDYITKPLSTGKPYITPIYEYLLFGTKKEQIFSWCVPIRNNGNVIGVITTDILVSSINSLVANIQPFEGAEASLFDSDGNILYDAQDTNNVTKKLYAAYDYYKQYNVLDVINKGTATNFSAYSEKLKKNVTYTFVPLELTSGQYWGLKLLVPNNVIFRESNNIRNRIIIISLIIMIVAFLITPLIIKKKVSNVIYLLAQDMVKLSNGDISWTPPKQFLALTDEWGIIANGIQTTLDNLNKIVHTVKNSADHVSTAANEVLSGNNDLASRTEMQASSLEETASSMNEIASNINESADGVLKSSQMVMEAKQYINKVGNIVKESVIKMNDVNEASGKIMDITKLIENIAFQTNILALNASVEAARAGEQGRGFAVVASEVRNLAQNAQESVKNITNLINDSNDKVTLATESVKESQSIFIELEEKMDKAADIMQKINNASQEQKRGVEQINLAIMEMDSSVQKNAALVEEATAASQSLLDESKDLIDSIEYFKLREEE; via the coding sequence ATGTTTAAAAAATTAAATTTACAGGTAAAGATTAGTGCCGTTATCTTAATTCCATTTTTGCTGATGATTATTGTTTCCGGCGCTATAAATGTAAAATCTGTAAGCACTATCACTAAAGATTTATCATATAAAGTTCTTGAACAAAGTTCTACAGGTGAAGCTACTATATTACAATTTTTCTTGAGAGAGGAATTATTATATACAACAGGTTTACAATATGATGTTGAAACATTATATAATGATGGTACTAGAACAAGAACAGTATACGAAAACATGATAAATAACTTTTTGGATAAAATGAATCCAAATGTATGCGGAATGTCTATTACATTCTTACCAAATTATGTAGGAGATGACATAAATTACATAAATGACCCAAAATATTCTGCAGCAAATGGTCAATTTAGCTATTATGTTGCTAGAAGCGGAAATCAAAAAGAATCTAGAGGTTTTACATCTCAAGAATTAACAGAAGATTATATAACAAAACCATTATCAACAGGAAAACCTTATATTACACCTATATATGAATATTTGTTGTTTGGAACTAAAAAAGAGCAAATATTTAGCTGGTGTGTACCTATTAGAAATAATGGAAATGTTATTGGGGTTATAACTACAGATATATTAGTTTCTTCTATTAATTCTTTAGTAGCAAATATACAGCCTTTTGAAGGTGCAGAAGCTTCTTTATTTGATAGCGACGGAAATATATTATATGATGCACAAGATACTAATAATGTAACTAAAAAATTATATGCAGCATATGATTATTATAAACAATATAATGTATTAGATGTAATTAATAAAGGAACAGCAACAAACTTCTCTGCTTATAGTGAAAAATTAAAAAAGAATGTTACATATACATTTGTACCATTGGAACTTACATCAGGACAATATTGGGGATTAAAACTACTTGTTCCAAACAATGTTATATTTAGAGAAAGCAATAATATAAGAAATAGAATAATCATTATTTCATTAATTATAATGATTGTAGCATTTTTAATTACACCTCTTATAATAAAGAAAAAAGTAAGTAATGTTATTTATCTATTAGCACAAGATATGGTTAAACTATCAAATGGAGATATATCTTGGACTCCTCCAAAACAGTTTTTAGCGTTAACAGATGAATGGGGAATTATAGCTAACGGTATACAAACTACTTTAGATAATCTTAATAAAATAGTACATACTGTTAAAAACTCTGCTGACCATGTATCTACTGCGGCAAATGAAGTTTTAAGCGGTAACAATGACCTTGCAAGCAGAACAGAAATGCAGGCTTCAAGCTTGGAAGAGACTGCTTCTTCTATGAATGAAATAGCAAGCAATATAAATGAGTCTGCTGATGGAGTATTAAAAAGCTCTCAAATGGTTATGGAGGCTAAACAGTATATTAACAAAGTTGGAAATATAGTTAAAGAAAGTGTTATAAAAATGAATGACGTTAATGAAGCTAGCGGCAAAATCATGGATATAACTAAACTCATAGAAAATATAGCTTTCCAAACAAATATACTTGCTTTGAATGCTTCTGTTGAGGCTGCACGTGCTGGTGAGCAAGGAAGAGGATTTGCTGTTGTTGCTAGTGAAGTAAGAAACTTAGCACAGAATGCTCAAGAATCTGTAAAAAATATTACTAATCTTATTAATGATAGTAATGATAAAGTTACTTTGGCTACTGAAAGTGTAAAAGAATCTCAAAGTATATTTATAGAGTTAGAAGAGAAAATGGATAAAGCGGCAGATATTATGCAAAAAATAAATAATGCTTCACAAGAACAAAAAAGAGGCGTAGAACAAATAAACTTAGCTATTATGGAAATGGATAGCTCTGTACAAAAAAATGCTGCTTTAGTAGAAGAAGCTACTGCTGCTTCACAATCTCTATTAGATGAATCTAAAGATTTAATAGATTCTATTGAATATTTCAAACTTAGAGAAGAAGAATAA
- a CDS encoding heavy metal translocating P-type ATPase: MKMTLKIGGMHCAACSRAVERALKKTDGIEEANVNIATEKAVFNYDEKKLKYDDIVNVVVKAGYQVLGKEEDPAVVKAREIKEQKIRLIVSAIFSIPLFYISMAPMVSFVKFPIPSFLVHHINPQVFSIVAIFLCVPVMISGYKFYTLGFPALFRGSPNMDSLVAIGTTAAFSYSIYSTVLSFMGLNPHGDNLYYESAAVIITLVQFGKYLEARSKGKTGEAIKKLMGLQPKTATIIQNGEEKEIKISDVKVDDIVLVRPGEKIPVDGEIIEGYSSVDESMLTGESIPVEKSVGDKVVGASINKTGSFKFKAQKVGADTALAQIIKLVEDAQGSKAPIAHIADVVSSYFVPAVITIALISGIIWFIALHNFVFSLTVFVSVLVIACPCALGLATPTAIMVGTGKGAELGILFKNAEALEVSQKINAVMFDKTGTLTEGKPYVTDIISDDKDKLLLIAASAENGSEHPLGEAIVREAKEKNIKLLSIENFKAISGFGIETYIDNKKVLMGNDKLINKENINIENYNSYMDKLSKEGKTPMYVAYDNKLLGIIAVADKLKKESIEAINRLHKLGIKTAMITGDNKNTANSVAKEAGIDIVFAEVLPEEKSNEVKKLQEQGFTVAMVGDGINDAPALTQANVGIAIGSGTDVAIESADIVLVKSNTNDVVTAIELSKATMRDIKQNLFWAFCYNVIGIPIAAGVLHVFREPLIASSIGGFLTAIMGKDLLLNPIFAALAMSLSSVSVVTNALRLNFFKPSK; the protein is encoded by the coding sequence ATGAAAATGACTTTAAAAATAGGCGGAATGCACTGTGCTGCTTGTTCAAGAGCAGTAGAGAGAGCATTAAAAAAAACTGACGGCATTGAAGAGGCCAATGTTAATATAGCTACTGAAAAAGCTGTATTTAACTATGATGAAAAAAAGCTTAAGTATGATGATATAGTTAATGTTGTAGTAAAAGCTGGGTATCAGGTTTTAGGTAAAGAGGAAGACCCTGCTGTTGTAAAAGCAAGAGAGATAAAAGAGCAGAAAATAAGACTTATAGTATCAGCAATATTTTCTATACCTTTGTTTTATATATCGATGGCACCAATGGTAAGTTTTGTTAAGTTTCCAATACCTAGTTTTTTGGTGCATCACATTAATCCGCAAGTTTTTTCTATAGTAGCAATATTTTTATGTGTACCTGTTATGATATCAGGTTATAAATTTTACACATTAGGTTTTCCTGCACTTTTTAGAGGTTCGCCTAATATGGATTCACTTGTAGCAATAGGAACAACTGCTGCATTTAGTTATAGTATTTACTCTACTGTTTTATCATTTATGGGACTTAATCCTCATGGAGATAATCTTTATTATGAATCAGCTGCTGTTATAATCACATTAGTACAGTTTGGTAAATATTTAGAGGCTAGAAGCAAAGGAAAAACTGGAGAAGCAATAAAAAAACTTATGGGGCTTCAGCCTAAAACTGCTACTATAATCCAAAATGGAGAAGAAAAAGAGATAAAAATTTCAGATGTAAAAGTTGATGATATAGTATTAGTTCGTCCTGGAGAGAAGATTCCTGTTGACGGAGAAATAATAGAAGGATACAGCAGTGTTGATGAATCAATGCTTACAGGTGAGAGTATACCAGTTGAAAAAAGCGTTGGTGATAAAGTGGTTGGTGCTTCTATAAATAAAACAGGAAGTTTCAAATTCAAAGCTCAAAAAGTAGGAGCTGATACTGCATTAGCTCAGATTATAAAACTTGTAGAAGATGCTCAGGGTTCAAAAGCTCCAATAGCACATATTGCCGATGTTGTTTCTTCATACTTTGTACCTGCTGTAATAACTATAGCTTTGATATCCGGTATAATTTGGTTTATAGCTCTTCACAATTTTGTATTCTCTTTAACAGTATTTGTATCTGTACTTGTTATAGCTTGTCCTTGTGCTTTGGGGCTTGCTACACCTACTGCAATAATGGTTGGTACTGGAAAAGGTGCTGAACTTGGAATACTTTTTAAAAATGCTGAGGCTTTAGAGGTATCTCAAAAAATAAATGCTGTAATGTTTGACAAAACAGGTACTCTTACAGAAGGCAAACCTTATGTTACAGATATTATTTCTGATGATAAAGATAAACTTCTTTTAATAGCGGCAAGTGCTGAAAATGGAAGCGAACACCCTTTAGGTGAGGCAATAGTGCGAGAAGCTAAAGAAAAAAATATAAAACTTCTTAGTATAGAAAATTTCAAAGCTATATCAGGTTTTGGTATAGAAACATATATTGATAATAAAAAAGTTTTAATGGGCAATGATAAACTAATAAATAAAGAAAATATCAATATAGAAAATTACAATTCATATATGGATAAACTTTCAAAAGAAGGTAAAACTCCTATGTATGTTGCCTATGATAATAAACTTTTAGGAATAATAGCAGTTGCTGATAAATTAAAAAAAGAAAGCATTGAGGCAATAAACAGACTTCATAAACTTGGAATAAAAACTGCAATGATTACAGGAGATAATAAAAACACAGCTAATTCTGTAGCAAAAGAAGCTGGTATTGACATTGTATTTGCCGAAGTTCTTCCAGAAGAGAAATCTAATGAAGTAAAAAAACTTCAGGAACAAGGTTTTACTGTTGCTATGGTAGGTGACGGTATAAATGATGCCCCTGCCCTCACTCAGGCCAATGTTGGTATTGCTATTGGAAGCGGTACTGATGTTGCTATTGAAAGTGCTGATATAGTATTGGTAAAATCAAATACTAATGATGTTGTTACTGCCATAGAATTAAGCAAAGCTACTATGAGAGATATAAAACAAAATTTATTCTGGGCTTTTTGCTACAACGTAATAGGAATACCAATTGCTGCAGGAGTTTTGCATGTATTTAGAGAGCCTTTAATAGCTTCTTCTATAGGAGGATTTTTAACTGCTATTATGGGTAAGGATTTGCTTTTAAATCCTATATTTGCTGCTCTTGCTATGAGTTTAAGTTCTGTTTCTGTTGTTACTAATGCTTTGAGATTAAACTTTTTTAAACCTAGTAAATAA
- a CDS encoding DUF4405 domain-containing protein, translated as MKNIIKIFIDIIMTILFFILLAYNLTGRTIHEYLGFLIFAFFIVHHILNFNWCKNLFKGKYNLTRTFNTFINVMLFICMLGLIITGILFNKDLVEFFNLSSIKVINKKLHVICSYWGFIFMSAHLGMHWGIFINMSKKFINIKKPICITIALLIAIYGIVSFIKRDLHNVIFLITKLNNYDEPAAFFFMDHIAIMGLFIFITYYLCRLSTKLNKVNQ; from the coding sequence ATGAAAAATATAATAAAAATATTTATAGATATAATAATGACCATTCTCTTTTTCATTTTATTAGCATATAATCTAACAGGCCGTACAATACATGAATATTTAGGTTTTTTAATTTTTGCATTCTTTATAGTTCATCATATACTAAACTTTAATTGGTGCAAAAATCTATTTAAAGGAAAATATAATTTAACTAGAACATTTAATACATTTATAAATGTTATGCTTTTTATATGTATGCTTGGATTAATTATAACTGGTATATTATTTAATAAAGATTTAGTAGAATTTTTTAATCTTAGCAGCATCAAAGTAATTAATAAAAAACTACATGTAATTTGCAGCTACTGGGGATTTATATTCATGTCAGCACATTTAGGAATGCATTGGGGTATATTTATAAATATGAGTAAAAAATTTATAAATATAAAAAAACCAATATGCATAACAATCGCTTTATTAATAGCTATATATGGAATAGTTTCATTCATAAAAAGAGATTTACACAATGTAATATTTTTAATTACAAAGCTTAATAATTATGATGAGCCTGCTGCATTTTTCTTTATGGACCATATTGCTATAATGGGGCTATTTATATTTATTACTTATTATTTATGCAGATTAAGCACTAAATTAAATAAGGTTAATCAATAA
- a CDS encoding chemotaxis protein CheW — MAEIEQQPIENNENKVDVENSINLVTFRLGHNEYAIDIMQAKEIIKMEKITLIPNAPDYVEGVINLRGNIIPIVDLKKRFNLEENDGEKNTGIIIVKIDDVDMGIIIDAISKVVSIATSNIQPPPPMLSGIGQKYIKGVAKLEDKLLVVLDLEKLIVGDDDETEENIEA, encoded by the coding sequence ATGGCTGAAATAGAACAACAACCTATTGAAAATAACGAAAATAAGGTTGATGTAGAAAATAGTATTAACCTAGTTACTTTTAGATTGGGTCATAATGAATATGCTATAGACATTATGCAGGCTAAAGAAATTATTAAAATGGAAAAAATTACATTAATACCTAATGCCCCAGATTATGTTGAGGGAGTTATTAACCTTAGGGGAAATATTATTCCAATAGTTGATCTTAAAAAAAGATTTAATTTAGAAGAAAATGACGGTGAAAAAAATACTGGTATTATTATAGTAAAAATAGATGATGTAGATATGGGTATTATTATAGATGCTATTTCTAAGGTAGTATCTATTGCCACTTCTAACATACAGCCTCCTCCTCCTATGTTGTCAGGAATAGGTCAAAAATACATTAAAGGTGTTGCTAAACTAGAAGACAAACTATTGGTTGTTCTTGACTTGGAAAAATTAATAGTCGGCGATGATGATGAGACTGAAGAAAATATAGAAGCTTAA
- a CDS encoding 5-formyltetrahydrofolate cyclo-ligase, which translates to MLIKEEKQILRKSLKLIRSKLDSSFIESRALAITNKFFNIVDINKFREVCLYISFANEVPTKNIIEKLLNKNIKVSAPYIIDDHNMTLKYIEDYSKDINFNTKFGNGEPFAHCKDCNVENVTMFIIPALAFDENCNRLGFGRGYYDNILKENKNALRIGLSYDYQILPILPKDDNDEILDIIISENKVITAIF; encoded by the coding sequence GTGCTTATAAAAGAAGAGAAACAAATTTTAAGAAAATCATTAAAGCTTATACGAAGTAAGTTAGACAGCAGTTTTATAGAGAGTAGGGCTTTAGCTATTACAAATAAATTTTTTAATATAGTAGATATAAATAAATTTAGAGAAGTTTGTTTGTATATAAGTTTTGCTAATGAAGTTCCTACCAAAAATATCATTGAAAAACTATTAAATAAAAATATTAAAGTATCTGCTCCATATATAATAGATGACCATAATATGACATTAAAATATATAGAAGATTATAGCAAGGATATTAATTTTAATACAAAGTTTGGTAATGGTGAGCCATTTGCACATTGTAAAGATTGTAATGTAGAAAATGTAACAATGTTTATAATACCAGCTTTAGCTTTTGATGAAAATTGCAACAGACTAGGCTTTGGAAGAGGGTATTATGATAATATTCTAAAAGAGAATAAAAATGCTTTAAGAATAGGGCTTTCGTATGATTATCAAATACTTCCAATATTACCTAAAGATGATAATGATGAAATATTAGATATTATAATAAGTGAAAATAAAGTAATAACAGCAATATTTTAA
- a CDS encoding PilZ domain-containing protein — protein MDKVKAVLIESDSNIVDKYKNGLSESFDISTFKDTHSSMSYIIKNNIDIYFYMIRYNEKDENSISFFADKIKDINPQIKLVIIEAEDDFDNNKYPYAIIFNKKSEMSHVNNVLLQHVNNNDSSQRRQYSRVNWPLNVIVSYKDKMRGTMERNILSISGNGAYIRSDINIPNKGDMLGLTISFKDFKLFTEAKVVFINNGTERPNFPKGFAVQFIDIGVASQKIIDQIIRDKLLQEILIEYEDENFSS, from the coding sequence ATGGATAAAGTAAAGGCTGTATTAATAGAAAGCGACTCTAATATTGTAGATAAATATAAAAATGGGCTTTCAGAATCTTTTGATATAAGCACTTTTAAAGATACTCATTCATCTATGTCATATATTATCAAAAATAATATAGATATTTATTTTTATATGATTAGATATAATGAAAAAGATGAAAATAGTATTAGTTTTTTTGCTGATAAAATCAAAGATATTAATCCGCAAATAAAATTAGTTATTATAGAAGCGGAAGATGATTTTGATAATAATAAATATCCTTATGCTATAATTTTTAATAAGAAATCTGAAATGAGCCATGTTAATAATGTTCTTTTGCAGCATGTTAATAATAATGATAGTTCTCAGAGAAGACAATATTCTAGAGTAAATTGGCCTTTAAATGTTATTGTGTCATATAAAGATAAAATGCGCGGCACTATGGAGAGAAATATTCTGTCTATTAGCGGTAATGGTGCTTATATTCGTTCTGATATTAATATTCCAAATAAGGGTGATATGTTAGGTCTTACTATTTCTTTTAAGGATTTTAAATTATTCACTGAAGCTAAAGTTGTTTTCATTAATAACGGCACAGAAAGACCAAATTTCCCTAAAGGTTTTGCTGTACAATTTATTGATATAGGTGTTGCTTCTCAAAAGATTATTGACCAGATTATAAGAGATAAATTATTACAAGAAATATTGATAGAATATGAAGATGAAAACTTCTCATCATAA
- a CDS encoding acyl-CoA thioesterase: protein MPHINKTEIRIIYADTDQMGIVYHANYLKFFEIGRTELLRELGISYKEMEAYGIYLPVKEVFVDYKISIKYDDLIVVHTSVDKLKNVSLKLKYEIRNKNNPDILHTTGYTLHPFINKNGDIVKPDDYLYNIMAKGK from the coding sequence ATGCCGCATATTAACAAAACTGAAATAAGAATCATATATGCTGATACCGACCAAATGGGAATAGTTTATCATGCTAATTATCTTAAGTTTTTTGAAATAGGAAGAACAGAGCTTTTAAGAGAATTAGGAATTTCATATAAAGAAATGGAAGCTTATGGAATATATTTGCCTGTAAAAGAAGTTTTTGTAGATTATAAAATATCAATAAAATATGATGATTTAATAGTTGTTCATACATCTGTAGATAAATTAAAAAACGTTTCATTAAAACTAAAATATGAAATTAGAAATAAAAATAACCCTGATATACTACACACTACTGGCTACACACTTCATCCTTTCATAAACAAAAACGGAGATATAGTTAAACCTGATGATTATTTATATAATATAATGGCTAAAGGAAAATAA
- a CDS encoding F0F1 ATP synthase subunit epsilon, with protein sequence MELPSVNGYVSIYTDHCPYIVSISYGELRIYDEENKLINLYVEGGIAEVTQNVIGVLVEKAIYPKDIDVSILNEKIEKLSKQMTINIEEKRRNNIEIDKCKKQIEIVNKVNK encoded by the coding sequence ATAGAACTGCCTTCTGTAAATGGGTATGTTTCCATATATACAGACCATTGTCCATATATAGTAAGTATATCCTATGGAGAACTTAGAATATATGATGAAGAGAACAAATTAATCAATTTATATGTAGAAGGCGGTATTGCTGAAGTAACACAAAATGTTATTGGTGTTTTGGTGGAAAAAGCTATATATCCAAAAGACATTGATGTTTCAATATTAAATGAGAAGATAGAAAAATTAAGCAAACAGATGACTATTAATATTGAAGAGAAGAGAAGAAACAATATTGAAATAGATAAATGTAAAAAACAAATTGAAATAGTTAATAAAGTTAATAAATAA